A single window of Cottoperca gobio chromosome 9, fCotGob3.1, whole genome shotgun sequence DNA harbors:
- the LOC115013429 gene encoding fibrinogen C domain-containing protein 1-like, protein MMLNDSWTIMNNSSSELDSKRSNKHKRCCSFLFWSVVTLVVVAVVVTATVIILYLNQYPLPFFSKRGGLSSSSPPVISTNPRESGALVSVSRVADGEPISIFLDPNCPDLSEGFLRWEALQTSLLRVLSNHNTDDWQDTGLVHKLGEELKVLSGHAHNLRLEADSLKKGQGVLDQRLDALQSEQGRVMQVLSDSHSGVLKLVSGFSDSLLSLQRETESLRSLTTRAVRPRDCSDVLASGVSQDGVFSVFPTHEPDGFMVYCDMSTDGGGWTVIQRREDGSVNFFRDWAAYRDGFGKTTGEHWLGAAVQISAGWTERNQDRLSVC, encoded by the exons atgATGCTGAACGACAGTTGGACCATCATGAACAACAGCAGCTCAGAACTCGACAGCAAACGATCGAACAAACACAAG AGAtgctgcagcttcctgtttTGGTCTGTCGTTACACTGGTCGTCGTGGCGGTCGTCGTCACAGCAACGGTCATCATCCTCTACCTGAACCAGTATCCTCTGCCCTTCTTCAG TAAAAGGGGCGGACTCTCCTCCTCGTCCCCACCTGTGATCTCGACCAATCCCAGAGAGTCTGGCGCCCTGGTGTCGGTGTCCCGTGTGGCAGACGGGGAGCCAATCAGCATCTTCCTGGACCCGAACTGTCCAGACCTCAGCGAGGGTTTCCTGCGCTGGGAGGCGCTGCAGACCTCTTTGTTGCGTGTGCTGTCCAATCACAACACAGACGATTGGCAGGACACGGGATTGGTCCACAAGCTGGGTGAGGAGCTGAAGGTGTTATCAGGCCACGCCCACAACCTGAGGCTGGAAGCTGATTCGCTGAAAAAAGGTCAAGGAGTTCTGGACCAGCGTCTGGACGCTCTGCAGAGCGAGCAGGGCCGCGTCATGCAG GTGCTGTCTGACAGTCACTCAGGTGTGCTGAAGCTGGTTTCAGGTTTCAGTGATTCTCTGCTgagcctgcagagagagacagagagtctgaggagcCTCACCACCAGGG CTGTCAGGCCCAGAGACTGCAGTGATGTTTTGGCCTCCGGTGTTTCTCAGGACggagtgttttctgtgtttccgACTCACGAACCTGACGGCTTCATGGTTTACTGCGACATGAGCACTGACGGAGGAGGCTGGACg gtgatcCAGAGGAGGGAGGACGGCTCCGTGAATTTCTTCCGTGACTGGGCGGCGTACCGAGACGGGTTCGGAAAAACTACAGGAGAACACTGGCTAg gtgCAGCTGTCCAGATCTCTGCTGGCTGGACGGAGAGAAACCAGGacagactgtctgtctgctga